In Candidatus Tiamatella incendiivivens, the sequence ATAGCAGTCTCGAAGAGCCCCTTAACTAAACTCTTGACAGATAGCTCTTTTGGAGACTACTTCTCTCCTCTTCTAAGGAAAGCTGGGTTTGACTTATTAATCATTGAGGGAGCTAGCAAAGACCCTGTTTATGTCTACGTGAATAATGGTGAAGCCGAAGTAAGAAGCGCCGAGAAACTCTGGGGAAAGAGTAATTTAGAAGTGGTTAAGAGGCTGAGATCAGAAGTTAATGGGAAAGCTAGTATTGCTTCAATCGGTCCTGCGGGTGAGAAGTTGGTCAAGTATGCAAATATTATCGCTGACTCGCAGAGAGCGGCAGGTAGGGGGGGACTAGGAGCTGTCATGGGTTCTAAAAAACTGAAGGCTATAGTGGTATATGGTGAACAAGAGATACCGGTGGCTTCACCTGAAGAGTTTAAGAAATTATGGGATGAACTATATGTAAAGTACGAGACGTCGGAGCAAACTGCTGACTCAAGAACGCATGGAACAATGAACGGACTCATATATAGCTCTCAAATGGGAATGTCGCCGAGCTATAACTTCAGGAGGCCCTTTATTCCTTTAGAATTGGCTGAGAAACTCTCGCATAAAGGCATTTCCGGGTTTGAAGAAGAAGCTCCATGGTGGATACATGGTAAGTCATGTCCGATTAAATGCTCCAGATACACTAAACTATCCTATAATGGAGAGGAGTTCGAAGTCAAACCTGAGTACGAGAGTATAGCTATGCTTGGGGCTGCAACAGGAATATTTGATTCTAAAGCAGTGTTATACCTAAATTACCTCGCTAATAACTATGGACTGGACTCTATAAGCCTAGGAAACACGGTAGCTTGGTTCCTTGAACTAGTAGAGGAAAAACTAGTCGATCCGGAGGAATTCGGTGTCGATGTAAAAGGGTTTGGAGATGTAAGGGGCGTTATTACACTTGTTAAGCTGATAGGTGAAAAAAAAGGGGTAGGTATTATATTGTCTGAAGGAGTGAAGCGTGCTTCGGAATTACTCGGTGTCGGTGAAGACAGGGCTATTCATGTTAAAGGATTAGAGGTGCCAGCATGGGATCCTCGTGGTCTTAGAGGCTTTGCATTAAGTTATGCAACAGCAGATATAGGGGCTAGTCATCTTAGAGGATGGCCTAAGACTAGGGATAGACCTATTGACGGCCCTGCCGTGGAGGTAGTTGAGAGCCTTGCACATGATAGGGATAGAAAGACTGTATTTGACAGCCTTGGATTATGTATATTCATACCATATACCGAAAATGAAATATTGAAGCTTTACAATTATGCAACAGGCCTTGATGTAGATATCGAAGATCTCTATTTAGCAAGCCGCCGGGAAGAGTGTCTCGCTAGGATCCACAATGTTTTAGACTGGGTTACACCACCGTTACATGATACTATACCACTTAGATGGTGGGAGCCTGAAGAGGAGGGGCCTGCTAAGGGCTCAAAGGCTTTTCTCGACAAAGAAGACTTCAAGGCTGCATTAAGAAAGTACTATGAGATAAGGGGGTGGCATCCTGATTATGGTGTCCCCCTACCAGATACGTTAGAAGAGCTTGGAATTTCGTGGGCTGAGAACGAGGCTGTTATGGCAATTATGGGTGTGGAGCTGAGGATGAGTTGGATGGAAAAATGATGGCTGAAACGCATTGCCATACGACAAGTAGTGATGGAAAAGATTCACCTGAAATTGTAGTATTGGAGGCATACAAGAAAGGCCTTGATTTTCTCGCTGTCACGGATCATGATACGTTTAGGGGTTCTGTATTAGCGGGGAAAGCGGTAAAGCTACACGACCTTGATAGACCTGTTGTAATTTTTGGTAACGAGGTTAGAACCACGTATGGTGATATACTAGTCTTATGCGATAAGCCCCCCTCAAAAGTATCTAAAGATCCCTGGGAACTCAAAGAAGACGCCGAGGAGAATAACTGTATAACAATAGCTGCTCATCCCTATAGTCCTTATGAGCCAGCTGTAGGTGATCTTATACGGAAAAACCCGGAATTGTTTGACGCCATTGAGGTATGGAACGCTACTAATCTTCCTTACTTGAACAGGAAAGCTTGGAAAGTAGCTAAAGAGCTTGGTAAACCTGGAACTGCTGGAAGTGATGCGCATGTGAAGGAAGAGTTAGGTTCTGCTGTAACACTAGTCGAATCCTATGATTATAGTATTGAATCCTTTCTAGAAGCTGTTAGAAAAGGAAAAGTATTGCCGGTTAAAGGTATTCCCAGCTTTAAGGCTATTTTAGTTCATACCGCTTGGGGGATTAAAAGGCGGCTCTAGAACTTAGGTGGCTCTATATATCTTAGTACAATATCTTTCGCCTTTTCCAGTTTCTTTTGATGATCCTCGAGGAATTTCTCCAGTAGTTTCCATGCATTCGTCTTACAGTAACCGCACAATAGTTTACCAGTAATACAAGCATCGTATATTTCCTGCAACTGTTTATCGTCATCAAGTAACTGGAACATATAAAAATCATATATTGTGCATTTCCAAGGCTCTGCTCCCAGCTTCTTCTGTTCTTCTACGGTTGCACGTCCACCGGTTAATGCCCTCATGAGTTTAGATCTCGCTACCTCCGGCAGGTCTGTAAGGAATATCGTGGATTCTGGTTTGCTGCTGCTCATTTTGTTTCCATCAAGTCCCCTCTGTAACATATGATAAGTGGATGCAGGTCTTTCGAGGCCTAGTTCGTTATGGAATCTGTCTGCAATATCTCTAGCAAGCCTTAGATGGGGGTCCTGGTCTGCTCCTACCGGGACAATAACATTCTTGTATCCGCCATATTCCTCGAGTTGCACGTGGAGAATATCGGCTGCCTGCGTTAATGCTGACACTACCTTTGAGGGTTCCATTGTCCCATATATTGCTTCCATTTCAGCTAGACTTACTTTTCTAGAAAACATCTGGATAAGCCTGTAATACATTGGCTTCTGGTTTGTTTGGAAATAGAATACTGCCCTAGATGGATCAAGACCTAGTGCAATTAGATTCGCTATATACTCATAGAGTCCTATTTCTATAGTTTTTTCTCTATCCATCTTCCTGACAGCATAAGCTTCAGCGTCTGCTATTACTACGTATATCCTAACTCCCAGTCTTTGATAGTATATTATCTGATCTGCTGTTAGTTTATGGCCGAAATGGAATCGACCGCTCGGCATGAACCCTGTTAAAAGCGCTACAGATTCTCCCCTCGATAGAGGCTCAATTACTTTTTTATCGAAGTCTCTGTGACCAAATATTATGCCCCTTCTCATGTACCTGTTGGGTTCCGCTATTTCTTTGAATTTGCCCTGTACTTCGTTGAATGGCTTTATACCGAATGTTCTCATGAGCCATCCATAGTCTTTTACGCTGATATGACCCCATGGATCCAGTTTTACTTCACTAGTCATACATCATCTCCTCTGAAGACACCAGCTCTCTTACATATAGTACTTAACCTAGATTTTAGGGTTTCTCTGTGTATTCCTAGGACTCTTTCATTGCATTCATAGATTTTCCTCAGCAACTCTTCTTCCTCGAAATGCATTTTCCCAGGTATTACTATTGACTGTGGAATTATATGGAAATCTTTAGAGGCTATTTCTCTAAGCAGATCGATAGTTATCTTTTGCCGCGGAGTCCCTGAAGCTTCCATAACTATGGCTAGCATATCACCTAGAAGGCTCGATCCCCATTTCTTTACTTCCATTTCCATTAAAATGGATGCAGCTTCGTGAGCCTTCATCAACTTACTCTCATCTAGTTTCAGATCGAGAAGAAGCAAAGTGTGCAATCCTAGGCACATATTAGTATATAAGTACAAAAGTGTGCTATATGTGTATACTCCATTTAATGGGTAAACTAGCGTTATAATTCTACCGAATTTATATGCTTGCAAAAGACTCTCCAATATTGAAGTATAGACCCCGGACACGCCGTGGATGACCTTATATGGTACGCTCCTTGATGAAGCCTCTTCTAAGATTATGGAATGAGTAGTTGCAACTAGAGGATCACCTACAGTTGCAATGCTTACATTATCGGTTTCAGCTTCATGAATTACTTTCCTTACTCCTGGAAACTCTAACGTATCCCTGGAGACGGGTGTAACAGGTTTACCCAAAATCTTAGACAGGGTTTCTGGGTTTATATCACTAGAGAGATTAGTATATGAATCCAAGTATATGACATTCGATTCTTTCAGAGCGTCAATAGCCTCTATGGTTATCTGCCTAATCCATAGTCCTAACCCTACGAGATACAGCACTATAATTCACCATACTAGGGGGTCGGGTTCTGCCGGAGACCTCATATTGAAGTACAGTCCATAGGAGTATTCCTCATCCCCCACTTCTGAAATCCTGTTTGATGGAAGGTAAAAATAGAATCGTTCACCCGTGATTAATACATTATTTATGTGCAGGTGAATCTTACATTGCAAATATCATCATGGACTATGACCAATTTTACTACAATGCAAATAACAGTGCCAGGAAATAGAGAACCGTCAAGCCTTTCATCAAACTATACGAGCGTTAGAATTTTCAGTCATACTATCAAGCCTATAACCGCTGTAGTTTCAGGCGAATCCGGGCATAATTATATGATCTACATTATGGTCTTCACCGCCCTTTTAGTAGCGGTACTAACCAGTACCGACATCGATTTCAGCTTTATGAGAAATACTATAAAGAAGCTTGGTTATTGGCTTAGAAAAATTTATCTTATCGTTTCAAGGTAGGTGTTATGGGTATATTTTTTCTCCAAGTTTCTGATAGCTATTGTCATATATTTCTTGTACAGTGAATACTATTGCTGGGTACCATGGATGCGCTCTTTCGCCTTCAGGAATGGCGTGCATTAGATCATGTACTAGATTTACATATTCATAAATTAGTCCTGATTCAAGTATTTCTACGGTTGCTCTAATCTCATAGGCTCCCTTGTCAGGCGGGATTAATATTGCCAGAGTTGCCTGTTCATTTGCCGATATGTTAGTCCATGTGTGTCCTTTTGACATTATATGCGTAACCATTTTGCTCGGATCGCTGCATTCCTCGTTATAAACATAGTCAAGGATGAACTGCATTCCTTTCATTAGAGCTTGCTTTCCTTTCCCCCAATAGTCTTCAGCTATCATTTTAAGCTCGTTCAACGCTTTATCCAAGCATTCATCTTTTACAAGGTATGAAACCATGAATGGAGCAGCGTTTATACCTGCTGGCCCGTAGGTGGCAACGATAGGTGAGAGAAGATAGCTTGATTTAATAAGCTCGCATTCTATCTCGGGTACCATTCCTTTCTCCACTAAAAATTCAACTAGACGTCTCCTAGCTTTCAAAGTGTCATCTAGAAATTTCCTTGGAAGCTGGTTCATATGGCTCACCACTAATTAATTGATTTCATTATGCAAACTTTTAACTTGTCTAGGCTGAGCTTTCTATAAATCGAGTTAACCTTCCTACCATTCACTAGTTTCCCATGCGGCCTTAGTCCACCGGAGAAGGTATAAGGAATATGGAGTAATTCATGGATAATAGTTTTCACTTGCTCTTCAAACGATAAATTATAGAACCTTTCACCTATAACCTCGATGACATAACCAGGTTGTAACCCTGCTGCTATCCATGCACTGGAAAGGCCATGTATCCTTGCAATTGCCCTCGTCCTAGCTCCCCAGCTTGACAGACATTTTAATCTGTCTATTTGAACGTGAAGGAAATGCCGCTGGCTAATAATTTCTTTAATTAGACAACAAATATCAGGTGCTTCTCTGTATGTTATCCGGGACAATTAACTCACACCCAAGATGATATTATATATGAAATGATGGGGAATCCTATCGAAAGTATTAGTTGGACGATCGTTTCAATATTTAAGCTGGTAGATCTCCTTATAACACCTCTCTTTGACTTCAAACCATATCCCCTCATATACAGAGACTCAGCTAGTTCGTCTCCTCTTCTCAACATACTCAATGTTAATGGGAACAGAACCTTATATACTGGCCTACCTAGACTTCTCTGTATACCAATCACCTGGCCTAGATCCCTAAGGGTTAAAGGTATAAGTCTGGCTAAAATTACATTATAGTCATGTATTCTTGGAAGCTTTCGGAACATGCTGGAGACCGTGACTGGATTAGTTGTAGTCATAAATGCCATCGATGAGACTGACATTATGTAGACTTTGTAGCCTAGGAGGAAACCTCTTACAATCCCGGTCAGAGATGTAATAGGATATGGAGAGATTATTACTACTATGAAGAATATGATTATTGCGGGAATACTTGATAGTACAAGAATGTACTTTGCAAGGCTTTTGCTTGTTAAAGCCAAGTAAATGAATACAGGGAGTGTTGATAGTATAATTGTATAAACCGACTTGAAATAGAAGACAGATAACCATGCAGAGATAACCATGAGGATCTTAACTCTATAATCAATCCTCCAAGCTAGTCCTCGGGAATCTCTATATGCCGTAACATATGAAAATAGAAAGAATAGCTCTTCAATCAGCATCTTTTAACTCACCATTTTCCAATAAGAGTTCCCTTGTCGCGACCATCCCCCCAAATTCCCTGTCGTGAGTAGTGATAATTATCGAGACTCCTAAACTAGCTAGTCCAGTGATTAACTTGGCCAGGAAACACCTTGATGTGGGGTCTAAACCTGCTTCTGGCTCATCCATTAGTAGAATACGTGACCCACTCGCAAAAAGTACTATCAATGCAGATTTCTTCAGCTCTCCTGTGCTAAGATAGGTTAAAGGTCTATCTATTAATTCCTCTATTCCAAATTTCTTTACAAAATCTTGTGTGACACCATAGTCTGAGAGTTCTTTTCTTAGTGTGGGCATAGTAAATATTTTAACGGGATCAGAGGGTAGCACTGCTGGTTTGGAGGTATAATTTATTTTACCTTGGGATGGTTTGAGTATTCCGGCAAGCGTATACAGTAGAGTAGATTTTCCTGAACCATTTCTCCCATATATGATAATGATCTCGCCTTTCAATAATTCTACATTCACATTCTTTAATGCAGGATACCCGTTTGGGTAATTGTATGATATATTAGATGCTCTTAACACTATTGGTGTGCTGTTATATTCTTTTCCCCCAGATTCAACATCGCATTTATCGGGGAGATATTCGCCTAATATTACTACACGGTCACTTATTTCCCGGAAATATTCTGGATAGTGTGTAGCGATAAGTGAACAGAAACCGTTGTCCTTAAGCTCCATCATGAGTTTAAGGAAATTCTCCTTCTCAACCCAATCAAGATGCGATATTGGCTCGTCGAGTAGGAGGCATTTTACGCCTGGCGCTATTGTGCTGGCTATGGCTGTTTTCTGTTGTTGTCCGCTACTTAATTCGAGTATTGGACTGTACATAATGCCAGTAAGATCCAGTTTTGATGTAATTTCTCTGACTCTCTCTTCAATATTACTCATTCCGAGTATGCTTAATGATAATCCAATATCATCGTAAGGTGTGGGAGCTAGAAGGAATTGTTGAGGGTCTGGTGGTAGCATTCTAACTTTATATGCTAGCGGATCAGGGTTTTCCAGAGGATTTATATTGTCAACATAGAGTTGTCCTTTTATTTTTCCTGGTTTTATCCATGGTATTATACCTGAGACTAGTTTTAGTAGACTAGTTTTACCACTTCCATTTCTACCTGTTAAAAGAAGAGTTTCGCCTTCTCTGATAGTGAATGAAATGTTGGAGAAGACTGTTAAACCGTTGTATTCCAGGGTCAGATTCTCAGCTTTTACTGTCACTTCAGCTACAACACCTTTACGCCTGCTTCTCTTATGGCTTTCGCTAGGTATAATGCGACAAATAAGCCTATAATCATTTGCCCGAAATTAAAAGGTACCTCTGTTCCCGCCTGTGCTGGAGTTAGACCTATTATTATTATCTCATATAAATAGTATCCTAGGATCATTTCCAAGCCACCTGGTATTATACTATAGGTTATAATAAGCCCTTCTATGTCGTCTTTTGCGTAAAAGTATATTGCGGGGAGAGCGAGGAGTAATGATACTAAAGCCCAAAACCATACTCCGACATGGAGGGATACGGTTTTGCTGAATACGTAGAATGTTGCTTCTCCTGTTAGATACTGAACTCCAAGCCAATAAAGTCCTGCGTCTACTAGCCCTATGATCGGTAGGATGTATGTTCCTGTCCACTTAGATCCTTTGTGAGATAAATATAGGAATATGTAGCCTACTATGAATCCTTCCAAACCTTTGATAAGGAGTGTTCCTGGTGCATAGTTCCCATAACCACTGTATATATCCGCAAGAGAACTGCCTATCCCTCCTGCTACAGCACCTACTAGTGGTCCTCCTATTATTGCAGAGGTATACACCATCGTCTCTCCAAGATTGAAGTAGCCTCCTGTAGCAGGTATTTCCATAGCTACCATTGTCGCTCCGAAGACTAGGGCTGTTAGGATTGCACTATAGACTATTATCTTAGCCTCCAACCCCCTAGATGACAATTCCTTCACCGATTTGTTAAAATTGAAAACAATATGTTATTAAATATTAATCTTTAATAACTAATATAGATATATTACACATGGCCTAGAATAACGAGTGCTTTCTCACCCTCAGCGGTAATCTGATAAAAACGTCTACGGCCTACAACCAGGGAGGAAACCAAACCCTTCTCCTCTAGCCATTTCAAACTAGAATAAACCGCTTGAGGGGAAACACGGCGGCTACCTAAGAGTTTCCATATCATATAACCATGAAGACGCTTATGTTTTTTAAGAATCTGTAGAATACCAATCTTAGTCTCACCCATCAAGGAACGAGTGCGGGGAGAAACAGTTTTCAAGCCAGTGCTCGTTATTAACACAAGAACCTTCCATTTTCTCTCTCTAACAAGTTTCCTTCCAACAATATAGCCTGCCACGGCCGCAGGCTCAGCAAATATCCCTTCTCTCCCGGATAACCTTATAGATTCCTCATAAACCTGTGGTAACGGAACGTATGTTCCCCATCCCTTAGTAGCGAGCGTTGCCTTATAGGAAGCCTTGAGTAAAGGGGGACGCATATACCTAATACTATAGTGTACATCTGACTCTGTGGGTTTATCTCCTGAGAAAAGTGA encodes:
- a CDS encoding tryptophan--tRNA ligase; this encodes MTSEVKLDPWGHISVKDYGWLMRTFGIKPFNEVQGKFKEIAEPNRYMRRGIIFGHRDFDKKVIEPLSRGESVALLTGFMPSGRFHFGHKLTADQIIYYQRLGVRIYVVIADAEAYAVRKMDREKTIEIGLYEYIANLIALGLDPSRAVFYFQTNQKPMYYRLIQMFSRKVSLAEMEAIYGTMEPSKVVSALTQAADILHVQLEEYGGYKNVIVPVGADQDPHLRLARDIADRFHNELGLERPASTYHMLQRGLDGNKMSSSKPESTIFLTDLPEVARSKLMRALTGGRATVEEQKKLGAEPWKCTIYDFYMFQLLDDDKQLQEIYDACITGKLLCGYCKTNAWKLLEKFLEDHQKKLEKAKDIVLRYIEPPKF
- a CDS encoding aldehyde ferredoxin oxidoreductase family protein, which translates into the protein MGYNRKLLRVNVSTGKTSVEEIDEKILEMYLGGKSLGVAYFYREVPPCTDPLSPSNKIIFSPGSLSGLAPGSSKAIAVSKSPLTKLLTDSSFGDYFSPLLRKAGFDLLIIEGASKDPVYVYVNNGEAEVRSAEKLWGKSNLEVVKRLRSEVNGKASIASIGPAGEKLVKYANIIADSQRAAGRGGLGAVMGSKKLKAIVVYGEQEIPVASPEEFKKLWDELYVKYETSEQTADSRTHGTMNGLIYSSQMGMSPSYNFRRPFIPLELAEKLSHKGISGFEEEAPWWIHGKSCPIKCSRYTKLSYNGEEFEVKPEYESIAMLGAATGIFDSKAVLYLNYLANNYGLDSISLGNTVAWFLELVEEKLVDPEEFGVDVKGFGDVRGVITLVKLIGEKKGVGIILSEGVKRASELLGVGEDRAIHVKGLEVPAWDPRGLRGFALSYATADIGASHLRGWPKTRDRPIDGPAVEVVESLAHDRDRKTVFDSLGLCIFIPYTENEILKLYNYATGLDVDIEDLYLASRREECLARIHNVLDWVTPPLHDTIPLRWWEPEEEGPAKGSKAFLDKEDFKAALRKYYEIRGWHPDYGVPLPDTLEELGISWAENEAVMAIMGVELRMSWMEK
- the dph5 gene encoding diphthine synthase, whose protein sequence is MLYLVGLGLWIRQITIEAIDALKESNVIYLDSYTNLSSDINPETLSKILGKPVTPVSRDTLEFPGVRKVIHEAETDNVSIATVGDPLVATTHSIILEEASSRSVPYKVIHGVSGVYTSILESLLQAYKFGRIITLVYPLNGVYTYSTLLYLYTNMCLGLHTLLLLDLKLDESKLMKAHEAASILMEMEVKKWGSSLLGDMLAIVMEASGTPRQKITIDLLREIASKDFHIIPQSIVIPGKMHFEEEELLRKIYECNERVLGIHRETLKSRLSTICKRAGVFRGDDV
- a CDS encoding energy-coupling factor ABC transporter ATP-binding protein; the protein is MTVKAENLTLEYNGLTVFSNISFTIREGETLLLTGRNGSGKTSLLKLVSGIIPWIKPGKIKGQLYVDNINPLENPDPLAYKVRMLPPDPQQFLLAPTPYDDIGLSLSILGMSNIEERVREITSKLDLTGIMYSPILELSSGQQQKTAIASTIAPGVKCLLLDEPISHLDWVEKENFLKLMMELKDNGFCSLIATHYPEYFREISDRVVILGEYLPDKCDVESGGKEYNSTPIVLRASNISYNYPNGYPALKNVNVELLKGEIIIIYGRNGSGKSTLLYTLAGILKPSQGKINYTSKPAVLPSDPVKIFTMPTLRKELSDYGVTQDFVKKFGIEELIDRPLTYLSTGELKKSALIVLFASGSRILLMDEPEAGLDPTSRCFLAKLITGLASLGVSIIITTHDREFGGMVATRELLLENGELKDAD
- a CDS encoding PHP domain-containing protein, with product MDGKMMAETHCHTTSSDGKDSPEIVVLEAYKKGLDFLAVTDHDTFRGSVLAGKAVKLHDLDRPVVIFGNEVRTTYGDILVLCDKPPSKVSKDPWELKEDAEENNCITIAAHPYSPYEPAVGDLIRKNPELFDAIEVWNATNLPYLNRKAWKVAKELGKPGTAGSDAHVKEELGSAVTLVESYDYSIESFLEAVRKGKVLPVKGIPSFKAILVHTAWGIKRRL
- a CDS encoding ECF transporter S component; this translates as MSSRGLEAKIIVYSAILTALVFGATMVAMEIPATGGYFNLGETMVYTSAIIGGPLVGAVAGGIGSSLADIYSGYGNYAPGTLLIKGLEGFIVGYIFLYLSHKGSKWTGTYILPIIGLVDAGLYWLGVQYLTGEATFYVFSKTVSLHVGVWFWALVSLLLALPAIYFYAKDDIEGLIITYSIIPGGLEMILGYYLYEIIIIGLTPAQAGTEVPFNFGQMIIGLFVALYLAKAIREAGVKVL
- a CDS encoding energy-coupling factor transporter transmembrane protein EcfT, whose product is MLIEELFFLFSYVTAYRDSRGLAWRIDYRVKILMVISAWLSVFYFKSVYTIILSTLPVFIYLALTSKSLAKYILVLSSIPAIIIFFIVVIISPYPITSLTGIVRGFLLGYKVYIMSVSSMAFMTTTNPVTVSSMFRKLPRIHDYNVILARLIPLTLRDLGQVIGIQRSLGRPVYKVLFPLTLSMLRRGDELAESLYMRGYGLKSKRGVIRRSTSLNIETIVQLILSIGFPIISYIISSWV
- a CDS encoding metallopeptidase codes for the protein MSRITYREAPDICCLIKEIISQRHFLHVQIDRLKCLSSWGARTRAIARIHGLSSAWIAAGLQPGYVIEVIGERFYNLSFEEQVKTIIHELLHIPYTFSGGLRPHGKLVNGRKVNSIYRKLSLDKLKVCIMKSIN